From Melopsittacus undulatus isolate bMelUnd1 chromosome 19, bMelUnd1.mat.Z, whole genome shotgun sequence, a single genomic window includes:
- the MARCHF2 gene encoding E3 ubiquitin-protein ligase MARCHF2 isoform X2, with translation MTTGDCCHLPGSLCDCPGSAALSKSVEDSDIGRPQYITQVTAKDGRLLSTVIKALGAQSDGPICRICHEGGSGEGLLSPCDCTGTLGTVHKSCLEKWLSSSNTSYCELCHTEFVVERRPRPLTEWLKDPGPRNEKRTLFCDMVCFLFITPLAAISGWLCLRGAQDHLQFNSRLEAIGLIALTIALFTIYVLWTLVSFRYHCQLYSEWRRTNQKVRLMLPSSESPHPVSHSLLSTKLMKSSVDETSV, from the exons ATGACGACTGGAGACTGCTGCCACCTGCCCGGCTCCCTCTGTGACTGCCCAGGAAGTGCTGCCCTCTCCAAGTCAGTGGAGGACTCGGACATCGGGCGCCCGCAGTACATCACACAGGTCACTGCCAAGGATGGCCGGCTCCTGTCCACCGTCATCAAGGCGCTGGGTGCGCAGAG TGATGGTCCCATCTGTCGCATCTGTCATGAAGGTGGAAGTGGGGAGGGACTGCTTTCCCCATGTGACTGCACAGGAACACTGGGCACCGTGCACAAGAGCTGCCTGGAAAAATGGTTATCCTCCTCCAACACAAGTTACTGTGAGCTCTGCCACACAGAATTTGTTGTAGAGAGAAGACCGAGACCTTTGACAGAG tGGCTGAAGGATCCCGGTCCCCGCAATGAGAAGAGGACACTCTTCTGTGACATGGTGTGTTTCCTGTTCATTACTCCCCTGGCTGCCATCTCGGGCTGGCTGTGTCTGCGTGGAGCCCAGGACCATTTACAGTTCAACAGCCGGCTGGAGGCCATCGGACTCATAGCACTAACGATAGCACTTTTCACAATCTACGTTCTTTGGACGCTG GTCTCGTTCCGGTACCACTGCCAGCTGTACTCGGAGTGGCGAAGGACCAACCAGAAAGTCCGTTTGATGCTCCCATCCTCGGAGAGCCCTCACCCTGTGTCCCACTCCCTCCTCTCCACCAAGCTCATGAAGAGCAGCGTGGATGAAACCAGTGTGTGA
- the MARCHF2 gene encoding E3 ubiquitin-protein ligase MARCHF2 isoform X1, producing MTTGDCCHLPGSLCDCPGSAALSKSVEDSDIGRPQYITQVTAKDGRLLSTVIKALGAQSDGPICRICHEGGSGEGLLSPCDCTGTLGTVHKSCLEKWLSSSNTSYCELCHTEFVVERRPRPLTEWLKDPGPRNEKRTLFCDMVCFLFITPLAAISGWLCLRGAQDHLQFNSRLEAIGLIALTIALFTIYVLWTLVSGCCPGPCFCSEGRWKSWLTPCSCLPLGKNLGLFLSKVHLIYFKWELLAENEKPLPDHLLSRLTQEQCSPGCHVPGCRGGWEGLVLGQAVCQWWCLFQTQNWYPTGKCLTP from the exons ATGACGACTGGAGACTGCTGCCACCTGCCCGGCTCCCTCTGTGACTGCCCAGGAAGTGCTGCCCTCTCCAAGTCAGTGGAGGACTCGGACATCGGGCGCCCGCAGTACATCACACAGGTCACTGCCAAGGATGGCCGGCTCCTGTCCACCGTCATCAAGGCGCTGGGTGCGCAGAG TGATGGTCCCATCTGTCGCATCTGTCATGAAGGTGGAAGTGGGGAGGGACTGCTTTCCCCATGTGACTGCACAGGAACACTGGGCACCGTGCACAAGAGCTGCCTGGAAAAATGGTTATCCTCCTCCAACACAAGTTACTGTGAGCTCTGCCACACAGAATTTGTTGTAGAGAGAAGACCGAGACCTTTGACAGAG tGGCTGAAGGATCCCGGTCCCCGCAATGAGAAGAGGACACTCTTCTGTGACATGGTGTGTTTCCTGTTCATTACTCCCCTGGCTGCCATCTCGGGCTGGCTGTGTCTGCGTGGAGCCCAGGACCATTTACAGTTCAACAGCCGGCTGGAGGCCATCGGACTCATAGCACTAACGATAGCACTTTTCACAATCTACGTTCTTTGGACGCTGGTAAGTGGCTGCTGCCCAGGGCCTTGTTTCTGTTCAGAAGGGAGATGGAAGTCCTGGCTCACTCCATGTTCCTGCCTCCCCCTGGGAAAAAACCTTGGGCTCTTTCTTTCCAAGGTCCATTTAATTTACTTCAAATGGGAGCTGCTTGCAGAGAATGAGAAACCACTTCCTGATCACCTGCTTTCCAGACTGACACAGGAACAGTGTTCCCCAGGGTGTCATGTACCAGGGTGCAGAGGTGGGTGGGAAGGcctggtgctggggcaggcagtgtGCCAGTGGTGGTGCCTGTTCCAAACACAGAACTGGTACCCAACTGGAAAGTGTTTAACCCCCTAA
- the LOC115947481 gene encoding E3 ubiquitin-protein ligase TRIM7-like translates to MSGRGTVSLDPSSAHPLLLLAADGRGVRRGDGWSPVPDGAERFDTEPCVLGTRGFATGRHRWAVEVAGGGQWWAMGVAQESVRRKGVLSFSPQEGIWAVGQWFGQYFAFTDPDWTPLQLPCLPRAIQVCLDLTDRQVVFTDADSEAPIFAFCLGLCPGERLRPWLWVGMDSWLQLWP, encoded by the exons atgagtGGAAGAG GCACCGTGAGCCTGGACCCGAGCAGCGCTCaccccctcctgctgctggctgctgatGGACGGGGTGTGCGCCGCGGGGACGGCTGGAGCCCGGTGCCCGACGGGGCCGAGCGCTTCGACACGGAGCCGTGCGTGCTGGGCACCAGGGGCTTCGCGACCGGGAGGCACCGCTGGGCCGTGGAGGTGGCCGGGGGGGGGCAGTGGTGGGCAATGGGGGTGGCGCAGGAGTCGGTCAGGAGGAAAGGGGTCCTGAGCTTCAGCCCGCAGGAGGGGATCTGGGCCGTGGGGCAGTGGTTTGGGCAATACTTTGCTTTCACTGACCCCGACTGGACCCCCCTGCAGCTCCCCTGCCTCCCCAGGGCCATCCAGGTGTGCCTGGACCTCACGGACAGGCAGGTGGTGTTTACTGATGCCGACAGCGAGGCCCCGatctttgctttctgcctgGGTTTGTGTCCCGGGGAGAGGCTGCGGCCATGGCTCTGGGTGGGGATGGACTCGTGGCTCCAGCTGTGGCCCTGA
- the LOC101870918 gene encoding platelet glycoprotein Ib alpha chain produces MQLPALLLLLLLLPALPSPAGTSDRGQPCPVEMNKVKDLLEVNCTGQALSAVPSGLPVDTGILLLGSNRLTSVSITSFMPLPQLQDLDLSDNGLVALQPGPPLPALRELILSHNTLEALPALQGLPALSRLAMAHNRVARLPPAAFRALPHLQDLDLRGNRLQTLPPDAFMGLKELKDLDISDNALEELPRELLQDLQSLETLWLSGNLLQSLPSGFFPEGQMFMYVFLTENLWHCDCRLHYLRGWIRRNEGSVYQPERGLEKTKVEVAPERVLCHSPPEHQGKPIIHFKPNCGNVGDEEEEEEDDYGDGDVTVERAAKATVSPPHPPLPIEHITVPSAVTWPPINTLSTAPTDPSTPSTTSPASASPTLPPTPAPSTTTTVPAAPVTTSLPTPMVSTGTLPTTSMALPSAAVPEPSPIAQSSPPPLVSTAPVVTTTHALNTTGLTQPAPSPPAAPLPLCPCPTAGLEVPVLRSWAAGDALQGRHWVLDHCCLLHWLLYLTCLALLVLTVLALAAWLAWMCLVGWPSWHKSLQSREVPYLLLGWREAAGAPLRPLSSSRSPLQSTRFCTIKEVELYPQVTYCTVKDLGTQCRPAAGSFCTTKELWVHQSPLKASFMVTDLSSLRTPSAYSLDRGLRAIGDVRVQYAGNTL; encoded by the coding sequence ATGCAGctccctgcactgctcctgctcctgctcctgctcccagccctgccatcCCCAGCCGGCACCTCCGACCGGGGCCAGCCCTGCCCGGTGGAGATGAACAAGGTCAAGGACCTGCTGGAGGTGAACTGCACTGGGCAGGCTCTCAGTGCGGTGCCCTCGGGCCTGCCGGTGGACACGGGCATCCTGCTCCTCGGCTCCAACCGCCTGACCTCCgtctccatcacctccttcaTGCCGCTCCCGCAGCTGCAGGACCTCGACCTGTCGGACAATGGGCTGGTGGCTCTGCAGCCTGGGCCCCCACTGCCGGCGCTGCGGGAGCTCATCCTGTCCCACAACACGCTGGAGGCTCTGCCCGCGCTGCAGGGGCTGCCGGCGCTGTCCCGCCTGGCCATGGCACACAACCGCGTGGCCAGGCTGCCGCCGGCTGCCTTCCGGGCCCTGCCGCACCTGCAGGACCTGGACCTGCGCGGGAACCGGCTGCAGACCCTGCCCCCGGATGCCTTCATGGGGCTGAAGGAGCTCAAGGACTTGGACATCTCCGACAATGCCTTGGAGGAGCtgcccagggagctgctgcaggacctgCAGAGCCTCGAGACCCTGTGGCTCTCAGGGAACCTCCTGCAGAGCCTCCCCAGCGGCTTCTTCCCCGAGGGGCAGATGTTCATGTACGTGTTCCTCACCGAGAACCTCTGGCACTGTGACTGCCGCCTGCACTACCTGCGGGGCTGGATCCGGCGCAACGAGGGCAGCGTCTACCAGCCCGAGCGGGgcctggagaagacaaaggTGGAGGTGGCCCCCGAGCGCGTGCTGTGCCACAGCCCCCCCGAGCACCAGGGGAAACCCATCATCCACTTCAAGCCCAACTGCGGCAACGTGGGGGacgaagaggaggaggaggaggatgattATGGTGATGGGGATGTAACGGTAGAGAGAGCTGCCAAGGCCACTGTGTCCCCCCCGCACCCACCCCTCCCCATAGAGCACATCACTGTGCCCAGTGCTGTTACCTGGCCTCCCATCAACACCCTGAGCACTGCACCCACAGACCCCAGCACTCCCAGCACCACCAGTCCTGCCTCAGCCAGCCCCACTCTGCCCCCCACACCGgcccccagcaccaccaccactgtCCCTGCCGCTCCTGTCACCACCTCACTGCCAACCCCCATGGTGTCCACTGGAACATTGCCCACCACCTCCATGGCTCTgccctctgctgctgtgccagagcCCTCTCCCATTGCCCAATCTTCACCTCCTCCGCTGGTGTCAACCGCACCGGTGGTCACCACCACTCACGCCCTGAACACCACTGGCCTCACACAGCCTGCCCCTTCCCCTCCGGCTGCCCCTCTGCCCCTgtgcccctgccccacagctgggcTGGAGGTACCGGTGCTGCGGTCGTGGGCAgctggggatgctctgcagggCAGGCACTGGGTGCTGGatcactgctgcctcctgcactgGCTGCTCTACCTcacctgcctggctctgctggtgcTGACCGTGCTGGCCCTGGCAGCCTGGCTGGCATGGATGTGCCTGGTGGGGTGGCCCTCCTGGCACAAGTCCCTGCAGAGCCGAGAGGTTCCATACCTGCTGCTGGGGTGGAGGGAGGCGGCAGGAGCCCCCCTGAGgcccctcagcagctccagaagcCCCCTCCAGagcaccaggttctgcaccaTCAAGGAAGTAGAGTTGTACCCACAGGTCACGTACTGCACGGTTAAAGACCTGGGCACACAGTGCAGGCCTGCGGCAGGTTCCTTCTGCACCACGAAGGAGCTCTGGGTCCACCAGAGTCCTCTGAAGGCTTCATTCATGGTCACAGACCTCAGCTCCTTGAGGACCCCTTCTGCCTACAGCCTGGACAGGGGCCTGAGGGCCATTGGTGACGTGAGAGTCCAATACGCTGGCAACACCTTGTAA